From one Streptomyces sp. Q6 genomic stretch:
- a CDS encoding acyl-CoA synthetase codes for MTTSQAAGAAGSTVDGMLRRSARRTPARVAVRYGARSWTYEELDDAVSRAAGALRALGLAPGDRVGAYGHNSDAYLIGFLGCSRAGLVHVPINQNLTGDDLAYLVEQSGSALVLADPDLAGRLPEGARTLALRDADDSLLARLATAVPYDDAEPASDDLVQLLYTSGTTALPKGARMPHRALVHEYVSAIHALDLKETDRPVHALPLYHSAQMHVFLLPYLAVGATNTILDAPDATRVLDLVEAGEADSLFAPPTVWIGLSQHPDFATRDLSGLRKAYYGASIMPVPVLERLRARLPALAFYNCFGQSEIGPLATVLGPDEHEGRMDSCGRPVLFVEAKVVDEDGKDVPDGTPGEVVYRSPQLCDGYWDKPEETRQAFRDGWFRSGDLAVRDAEGYFTVVDRVKDVINSGGVLVASRQVEDALYTHPAVAETAVVGLPDERWIEAVTAFVVRADEVTEPELLAHVRDRLAHFKAPKRIVFVNELPRNASGKILKRELRDRFTA; via the coding sequence ATGACGACGTCACAGGCAGCAGGAGCGGCAGGCAGCACCGTCGACGGGATGCTTCGGCGCAGCGCCCGCCGCACCCCGGCACGCGTCGCCGTCCGCTACGGGGCGCGCTCATGGACGTACGAGGAACTCGACGACGCCGTCTCGCGCGCGGCCGGTGCCCTGCGCGCCCTGGGGCTCGCGCCCGGCGACCGGGTCGGGGCCTACGGGCACAACTCCGACGCGTACCTGATCGGCTTCCTCGGCTGCTCCCGCGCGGGGCTCGTGCACGTCCCCATCAACCAGAACCTGACCGGTGACGACCTCGCGTACCTCGTGGAGCAGTCCGGCAGCGCGCTCGTGCTCGCCGACCCGGACCTCGCGGGCCGCCTGCCCGAGGGCGCGCGCACGCTGGCGCTGCGCGACGCGGACGACTCCCTGCTCGCACGCCTGGCGACGGCCGTCCCGTACGACGACGCCGAACCGGCCTCCGACGACCTGGTGCAGCTGCTCTACACCTCGGGCACCACGGCCCTGCCGAAAGGGGCGCGCATGCCCCACCGCGCCCTCGTCCACGAGTACGTCAGCGCGATCCACGCCCTCGATCTGAAGGAGACGGACCGCCCGGTCCACGCGCTGCCGCTCTACCACTCGGCGCAGATGCACGTCTTCCTGCTGCCCTACCTCGCGGTCGGCGCCACGAACACGATCCTGGACGCGCCCGACGCCACCCGCGTCCTCGACCTCGTGGAGGCGGGCGAGGCGGACAGCCTCTTCGCGCCGCCGACCGTGTGGATCGGCCTCTCCCAGCACCCGGACTTCGCCACGCGCGACCTCAGCGGGCTGCGCAAGGCGTACTACGGCGCGTCGATCATGCCGGTGCCGGTCCTGGAACGGCTGCGCGCACGGCTGCCCGCGCTCGCCTTCTACAACTGCTTCGGACAGAGCGAGATCGGCCCCCTCGCCACCGTCCTCGGGCCCGACGAACACGAGGGCCGCATGGACTCCTGCGGGCGCCCCGTCCTCTTCGTCGAGGCGAAGGTCGTCGACGAGGACGGCAAGGACGTACCCGACGGCACCCCCGGCGAAGTCGTCTACCGCTCACCTCAACTGTGCGACGGTTACTGGGACAAGCCCGAGGAGACCCGACAGGCCTTCCGCGACGGCTGGTTCCGGTCCGGAGACCTCGCGGTCCGGGACGCCGAGGGCTACTTCACCGTCGTCGACCGGGTGAAGGACGTCATCAACTCCGGCGGCGTACTGGTCGCCTCACGCCAGGTCGAGGACGCCCTCTACACGCACCCGGCGGTCGCCGAGACGGCGGTGGTCGGGCTCCCGGACGAACGCTGGATCGAGGCGGTCACGGCGTTCGTCGTCCGGGCCGACGAGGTGACCGAGCCCGAACTCCTCGCCCACGTCCGCGACCGACTGGCCCACTTCAAGGCCCCCAAACGCATCGTGTTCGTGAACGAACTCCCGCGCAACGCAAGCGGAAAGATCCTCAAACGCGAACTCCGTGACCGATTCACCGCATGA
- a CDS encoding GNAT family N-acetyltransferase, with protein MDQDKVLALFDRQMRYEAKPDEPGARVERVGDVVRQVAPADGWNGVLWSDLDEGRADAAIAEQVRFYAASGLEVEWKAYSHDRPADLPARLTAAGFVAEETETLLVAETAVLPVDAAPPDGIRLLPVTDEAHVRLVEEVHDRAFDGGRSSIGHQLRQQLAQDPQTVPAVVALHGDEPVSAARLELHPGTDFASLWGGGTVPAWRGRGIYRSLVAFRVRIAVARGFSYVQVDASSYSRPILERLGFVALGTTTPYVRQPSGQDAARNSSTLATKDSASSSQG; from the coding sequence ATGGATCAGGACAAGGTGCTGGCGCTCTTCGACCGGCAGATGCGGTACGAGGCGAAGCCCGACGAGCCGGGGGCGCGGGTCGAGCGGGTCGGCGACGTCGTACGCCAGGTCGCCCCCGCCGACGGCTGGAACGGGGTGCTCTGGTCGGATCTCGACGAGGGGCGCGCCGACGCGGCCATCGCCGAACAGGTGCGGTTCTACGCCGCGTCGGGGCTCGAAGTGGAGTGGAAGGCGTACAGCCACGACCGCCCCGCCGATCTCCCGGCGCGGCTGACCGCGGCCGGGTTCGTCGCCGAGGAGACGGAGACGCTGCTGGTGGCGGAGACGGCCGTGCTCCCCGTCGATGCAGCGCCGCCGGACGGGATCCGGTTGCTGCCCGTCACCGACGAGGCACACGTGCGGCTCGTCGAGGAGGTCCACGACCGGGCCTTCGACGGCGGGCGCTCGTCGATCGGGCACCAGCTGCGCCAGCAGCTCGCGCAGGACCCGCAGACCGTGCCCGCCGTCGTCGCGCTGCACGGCGACGAACCGGTCAGCGCGGCCCGCCTCGAACTGCACCCGGGCACGGACTTCGCGAGCCTGTGGGGCGGTGGCACGGTCCCCGCGTGGCGGGGCCGCGGGATCTACCGGTCGCTCGTCGCGTTCCGGGTGAGGATCGCCGTCGCGCGCGGATTCTCGTACGTCCAGGTCGACGCGTCGTCGTACAGCAGGCCGATCCTGGAGCGGCTCGGGTTCGTGGCGCTGGGGACGACGACGCCGTACGTACGGCAGCCGTCCGGTCAGGACGCCGCCAGGAACTCCTCGACGCTCGCCACGAAGGACTCGGCGTCGTCGAGCCAGGGATAG
- a CDS encoding acyl-CoA synthetase has protein sequence MEYNLADLFESVVDVVPDREALVYIDHPGTGAERRLTYAELDAAANRIAHHLIDSGIRPGEHLGLHLYNGIEYLQTVLGCLKARVVPVNVNYRYVEEELVYLYRDADLAALVFDAEFTERVAAALPQTRKLRHLVRVGTPAPDAPPLKAVDFTEAEAAGSPERGFPARSADDQFIIYTGGTTGMPKGVMWRQEDLFFSGLGGGAPTGEPVSRPQELAERVAAGGDGITFFPTPPLMHGTSTLTAFIGFNFGQRIVIHRKFAPEEVLRTIEKEKVTSMSLVGDAMLRPLIDALSGPLKGTDCSSMFSVSSSGAIMSDTVRAQFQALVPTVMLLNNFGSSESGFNGTATDDSGAGQGFRLRVNSRTQVVDPATYDPVAVGEVGRIAQRGHVPLGYYNDPKKTAETFFQKGDERWVLLGDMATVDADGIVTVLGRGSQCINTGGEKVYPEEVEQALKSHPDVYDALVAGVPDEKWGNHVAAVVQLRQGAPTLTLDTLQSHCRTHLAGYKIPRQLVVTDRIQRSPSGKADYRWARAVAADSAAG, from the coding sequence GTGGAGTACAACCTTGCCGACCTGTTCGAGTCGGTCGTCGACGTGGTCCCCGACCGCGAGGCGCTCGTCTACATCGACCACCCGGGGACGGGTGCGGAGCGCCGGCTGACGTACGCGGAACTGGACGCGGCGGCCAACCGCATCGCGCACCACCTGATCGACAGCGGGATCCGGCCCGGCGAACACCTGGGCCTGCACCTCTACAACGGCATCGAGTACCTCCAGACGGTTCTCGGCTGTCTCAAGGCACGGGTCGTCCCGGTCAATGTCAACTACCGGTATGTGGAAGAGGAGTTGGTCTACCTCTACCGGGACGCCGACCTCGCGGCCCTGGTCTTCGACGCGGAGTTCACCGAGCGTGTGGCGGCGGCGCTGCCGCAGACGCGGAAGCTGCGGCATCTGGTGCGGGTGGGGACCCCGGCGCCGGACGCGCCGCCGCTCAAGGCCGTGGACTTCACGGAGGCCGAGGCGGCCGGGTCGCCCGAGCGCGGATTCCCGGCGCGCTCGGCGGACGACCAGTTCATCATCTACACCGGCGGCACGACGGGCATGCCCAAGGGTGTGATGTGGCGTCAGGAAGACCTGTTCTTCTCCGGGTTGGGCGGCGGAGCACCCACGGGAGAGCCGGTGTCGCGGCCGCAGGAGCTCGCGGAGCGCGTCGCGGCGGGCGGCGACGGGATCACCTTCTTCCCCACTCCCCCACTGATGCACGGAACGTCCACCCTGACCGCCTTCATCGGCTTCAACTTCGGCCAACGCATCGTCATCCACCGCAAGTTCGCGCCCGAAGAGGTGCTGCGCACCATCGAGAAGGAGAAGGTGACCAGCATGTCGCTGGTGGGCGACGCGATGCTGCGCCCGCTGATCGACGCGCTGAGCGGACCGCTCAAGGGCACCGACTGCTCGTCGATGTTCAGCGTCTCGTCCTCGGGCGCGATCATGTCGGACACGGTGCGCGCCCAGTTCCAGGCGCTGGTCCCGACCGTGATGCTCCTCAACAACTTCGGCTCGTCCGAGTCCGGCTTCAACGGCACGGCGACCGACGACTCGGGCGCGGGCCAGGGCTTTCGCCTGCGGGTCAACTCCCGTACCCAGGTGGTGGATCCGGCGACATACGATCCGGTGGCCGTCGGTGAGGTCGGCCGGATCGCCCAGCGCGGGCACGTCCCGCTCGGCTACTACAACGACCCGAAGAAGACCGCCGAGACGTTCTTCCAGAAGGGCGACGAGCGCTGGGTGCTGCTCGGTGACATGGCGACGGTCGACGCGGACGGCATCGTCACGGTGCTCGGACGCGGCTCGCAGTGCATCAACACCGGCGGCGAGAAGGTCTACCCCGAAGAGGTCGAGCAGGCCCTCAAGTCCCATCCGGACGTCTACGACGCGCTCGTCGCCGGTGTCCCGGACGAGAAGTGGGGCAACCACGTGGCGGCGGTGGTCCAGCTCCGGCAGGGCGCGCCGACGTTGACCCTCGACACCCTCCAGAGCCACTGCCGCACCCATCTCGCCGGCTACAAGATCCCGCGCCAGCTGGTGGTGACGGACCGCATCCAGCGTTCGCCGAGCGGCAAGGCGGACTATCGGTGGGCGCGGGCGGTGGCGGCCGACTCGGCCGCCGGATAG
- a CDS encoding thiolase domain-containing protein, translating to MHKEPVAVVGIGQTKHVAARRDVSLAGLVREAAQRALHDAELTWGDIDAVVIGKAPDFFEGVMMPELYLADALGAVGKPMLRVHTAGSVGGSTALVATNLIAGRVHGTVLTLAFEKQSESNAMWGLSLPIPFQQPLLAGAGGFFAPHVRAYMRRTGAPDGVGSLVAYKDRRNALKNPYAHLHEHDITLEKVQASPMLWDPIRYSETCPSSDGACAMILTDRAGAARSPKPPAWLLGGAMRSEPTLFAGKDFVSPQAGKDCAADVYRQAGITDPRRQIDAVEMYVPFSWYEPMWLENLGFADEGEGWKLTESGVTELDGDLPVNMSGGVLSTNPIGASGMIRFAEAALQVRGQAGEHQVDGARRVLGHAYGGGSQFFSMWLVGAEPPTR from the coding sequence ATGCACAAGGAGCCGGTGGCCGTCGTCGGCATCGGCCAGACCAAGCACGTCGCCGCCCGCCGGGACGTCTCCCTCGCGGGACTCGTCCGGGAAGCCGCCCAACGAGCTCTGCACGACGCCGAGTTGACGTGGGGCGACATCGACGCCGTCGTCATCGGCAAGGCGCCCGACTTCTTCGAGGGCGTCATGATGCCCGAGCTGTACCTCGCCGACGCGCTCGGCGCCGTCGGCAAGCCCATGCTCCGCGTGCACACCGCGGGGTCCGTCGGCGGCTCGACCGCGCTCGTCGCCACCAACCTGATCGCGGGCCGCGTCCACGGCACGGTCCTCACCCTCGCCTTCGAAAAACAGTCGGAATCCAACGCGATGTGGGGCCTGTCGCTGCCGATCCCCTTCCAGCAGCCGCTGCTCGCCGGCGCCGGCGGATTCTTCGCCCCGCACGTACGGGCCTACATGCGGCGGACCGGAGCGCCCGACGGCGTCGGCTCCCTCGTCGCGTACAAGGACCGGCGCAACGCCCTGAAGAACCCGTACGCCCACCTCCACGAGCACGACATCACCCTGGAGAAGGTCCAGGCCTCGCCCATGCTCTGGGACCCGATCCGCTACTCCGAGACCTGCCCGTCGTCCGACGGCGCCTGCGCCATGATCCTCACCGACCGCGCGGGCGCCGCCCGTTCGCCGAAACCTCCCGCCTGGCTGCTCGGCGGCGCGATGCGCAGCGAACCGACCCTCTTCGCGGGCAAGGACTTCGTGTCCCCGCAGGCCGGGAAGGACTGCGCCGCCGACGTCTACCGGCAGGCCGGCATCACCGATCCACGCCGCCAGATCGACGCCGTCGAGATGTACGTGCCGTTCTCCTGGTACGAGCCCATGTGGCTGGAGAACCTCGGGTTCGCGGACGAGGGCGAGGGCTGGAAGCTCACCGAGTCCGGCGTCACGGAACTCGACGGGGACCTCCCCGTCAACATGTCGGGCGGCGTCCTGTCCACGAATCCCATCGGCGCCTCCGGCATGATCCGCTTCGCCGAGGCCGCGCTCCAGGTGCGCGGGCAGGCGGGGGAACACCAGGTGGACGGGGCACGCAGGGTGCTGGGGCACGCCTACGGAGGCGGTTCCCAGTTCTTCTCGATGTGGCTCGTCGGCGCCGAGCCGCCCACCCGGTGA
- a CDS encoding thiolase domain-containing protein produces MRPPIRDIAVVAFGQTDHRRTTDEQSEVEMLMPVLHQVLDATGLRTSDIGFTCSGSSDYLAGRAFSFTMALDGVGAWPPISESHVEMDGAWALYEAWTKLLTGEADTALVYAYGKSSPGSVRDVLTRQLDPYYVAPLWPDSVALAALQARALIDAGDTDEPALAGVAARSRRSAESNPHAQLRGGDVPHGDYIVHPLRTGDCPPIGDGAAAVILAAGDRARELCERPAWIRGVDHRIEAHSLGVRDLTDSPSARLAAENAGAFERPVDTAELHAPFTSQEVVLRKALRLGDDVRVNPSGGALAANPVMAAGLIRIGEAAARIHRGESRRALAHATSGPCLQQNLVAVLEDSAQETR; encoded by the coding sequence ATGCGGCCGCCGATCCGGGACATCGCCGTGGTCGCCTTCGGGCAGACCGACCACCGGCGCACCACCGACGAACAGTCGGAGGTGGAGATGCTGATGCCCGTCCTGCACCAGGTCCTCGACGCCACCGGCCTGCGGACCAGTGACATCGGGTTCACCTGCTCGGGATCGAGCGACTATCTCGCGGGGCGCGCCTTCTCCTTCACCATGGCGCTCGACGGCGTGGGCGCCTGGCCCCCGATCTCCGAGTCGCACGTCGAGATGGACGGCGCCTGGGCGTTGTACGAGGCGTGGACCAAGCTCCTGACCGGCGAGGCCGACACCGCGCTCGTCTACGCCTACGGAAAGTCGTCGCCGGGGTCGGTGCGGGACGTGCTGACCCGCCAGCTCGACCCGTACTACGTCGCCCCGCTCTGGCCCGACTCCGTCGCCCTCGCCGCGCTCCAGGCGCGGGCCCTCATCGACGCGGGCGACACCGACGAACCGGCCCTCGCCGGGGTCGCCGCCCGCAGCCGGCGGTCCGCCGAGAGCAATCCGCACGCCCAACTGCGCGGCGGCGACGTGCCGCACGGCGACTACATCGTCCATCCGCTGCGCACCGGCGACTGCCCGCCGATCGGCGACGGAGCCGCCGCCGTGATCCTCGCCGCGGGCGACCGCGCCCGCGAACTGTGCGAGCGGCCCGCCTGGATCCGCGGCGTCGACCACCGCATCGAGGCGCACAGCCTCGGCGTCCGCGACCTCACCGACTCGCCGTCCGCACGGCTCGCCGCCGAGAACGCCGGAGCCTTCGAACGGCCCGTCGACACCGCCGAGTTGCACGCCCCGTTCACCTCGCAGGAGGTCGTCCTGCGCAAGGCGCTGCGGCTCGGCGACGACGTGCGCGTCAACCCGTCCGGCGGCGCGCTCGCCGCCAACCCCGTCATGGCCGCCGGGCTCATCCGCATCGGGGAGGCCGCCGCCCGCATCCACCGCGGGGAGTCCCGCCGGGCGCTCGCCCACGCGACCTCGGGACCGTGCCTGCAACAGAACCTGGTCGCCGTACTCGAAGACTCAGCCCAGGAGACCCGATGA
- a CDS encoding crotonase/enoyl-CoA hydratase family protein, with protein MSGTEHLDVRREGATLVLTLNRPEAKNALSLPMLVGLYDGWLAADADDDIRSIVLTGAGGTFCAGMDLKALAGKGMAGEQYRDRLKADPDLHWKAMLRHHRPRKPVIAAVEGHCVAGGTEILQGTDIRVAAESATFGLYEVRRGLFPIGGSTVRLPRQIPRTHALEMLLTGRPYPAAEAAAIGLVGRVVPDGTALTAALEIAEQINACGPLAVEAVKASVYEAAEMSEADGLAAELKRGWPIFDTADAKEGSRAFAERRPAVFRRE; from the coding sequence ATGAGTGGGACCGAACATCTCGACGTGCGGCGCGAGGGCGCGACGCTCGTCCTCACGCTCAACAGGCCCGAGGCCAAGAACGCCTTGTCCCTGCCGATGCTCGTCGGCCTGTACGACGGATGGCTGGCGGCCGACGCCGACGACGACATCCGTTCGATCGTGCTCACCGGCGCCGGAGGGACGTTCTGCGCCGGCATGGACCTCAAAGCCCTCGCGGGCAAGGGCATGGCGGGGGAGCAGTACCGCGACCGGCTGAAGGCCGACCCCGACCTGCACTGGAAGGCGATGCTGCGCCACCACCGGCCGCGCAAGCCGGTGATCGCCGCGGTCGAGGGCCACTGCGTGGCGGGCGGCACCGAGATCCTTCAGGGCACCGACATCCGGGTGGCCGCGGAGTCGGCGACGTTCGGCCTGTACGAGGTCAGGCGCGGTCTCTTCCCGATCGGCGGCTCGACCGTACGGCTGCCGCGGCAGATCCCGCGTACCCACGCCCTGGAGATGCTCCTCACCGGCCGCCCCTACCCGGCGGCGGAGGCGGCGGCCATCGGGCTCGTGGGCCGCGTCGTCCCCGACGGCACGGCGCTCACCGCAGCGCTGGAGATCGCCGAACAGATCAACGCCTGCGGGCCGTTGGCCGTCGAGGCGGTCAAGGCGTCGGTCTACGAGGCCGCCGAGATGAGCGAGGCGGACGGTCTCGCCGCGGAGCTGAAGCGGGGGTGGCCGATCTTCGACACGGCCGACGCGAAGGAAGGATCCCGGGCGTTCGCCGAGCGGCGGCCCGCGGTCTTCCGCCGCGAGTGA
- a CDS encoding DUF397 domain-containing protein produces the protein MAESTIDQHPLTGWDKPDLDLSKADWRSGSRGLGDVQIAFVEGFIAMRNGGSPQNPSLIFTPAEWGAFVLGAREGEFDLT, from the coding sequence GTGGCCGAAAGCACCATCGACCAGCACCCGCTCACGGGGTGGGACAAGCCGGACCTGGATCTGAGCAAGGCGGACTGGCGCTCCGGCAGCCGGGGCCTGGGCGATGTCCAGATCGCCTTCGTGGAGGGCTTCATCGCGATGCGCAACGGAGGGAGTCCGCAGAACCCGTCGCTCATCTTCACGCCGGCCGAATGGGGAGCGTTCGTGCTCGGCGCCCGCGAGGGTGAGTTCGACCTGACGTAG
- a CDS encoding OB-fold nucleic acid binding domain-containing protein, with amino-acid sequence MTTTPRPPEVLRAPLVVEFPFTRSLGPVQSAFLSGLRDRTVLGVRTTAGEVLVPPVEYDPVTADELRDLVEVGTTGTVTTWAWNPEPRRGQPLDTPFAWVLVKLDGADTALLHALDTTGPDAVRTGQRVRVRWAEERTGAITDIACFEPDDSTPGQDRPAPHTGEFENPVTGIVAAARLDYTYGPGKAQSRYINALAEHRTVGERCPSCHKVYVPPRGACPTCGVATTDQVEVGPAGTVTTYCIVNVKAKNLDIELPYVYAHIALDGADLALHGRIAGIPYDQVRMGLRVEPVWTEGGRYPDHYRPTGEPDADYDTYKELI; translated from the coding sequence ATGACCACCACCCCCCGACCGCCGGAGGTGCTCCGCGCACCCCTGGTCGTGGAGTTCCCCTTCACCCGCTCCCTGGGCCCCGTCCAGTCCGCCTTCCTCAGCGGCCTGCGCGACCGCACCGTCCTCGGCGTACGGACCACCGCCGGAGAGGTCCTGGTGCCCCCGGTCGAGTACGACCCGGTCACCGCCGACGAGCTACGCGACCTGGTGGAGGTGGGCACCACCGGCACCGTCACCACCTGGGCCTGGAACCCCGAGCCCCGCCGCGGCCAGCCGCTGGACACCCCCTTCGCCTGGGTCCTCGTCAAGCTCGACGGCGCCGACACCGCCCTCCTGCACGCCCTCGACACCACGGGCCCGGACGCGGTGCGCACCGGACAGCGCGTCCGCGTCCGCTGGGCCGAGGAACGTACCGGCGCCATCACCGACATCGCCTGCTTCGAACCGGACGACAGCACGCCCGGACAGGACCGACCGGCCCCGCACACCGGTGAGTTCGAGAACCCCGTCACCGGCATCGTCGCCGCCGCCCGGCTCGACTACACCTACGGGCCCGGCAAGGCCCAGAGCCGCTACATCAACGCCCTCGCGGAGCACCGCACCGTCGGCGAACGCTGCCCCTCCTGCCACAAGGTCTACGTCCCGCCCCGCGGCGCCTGCCCCACCTGCGGCGTCGCCACCACCGACCAGGTCGAGGTCGGCCCCGCCGGCACCGTCACCACGTACTGCATCGTCAACGTCAAGGCCAAGAACCTCGACATCGAACTGCCCTACGTCTACGCCCACATCGCCCTCGACGGCGCCGATCTCGCCCTGCACGGGCGCATCGCCGGCATCCCCTACGACCAGGTCCGCATGGGCCTGCGCGTCGAACCCGTGTGGACCGAGGGCGGCCGCTACCCCGACCACTACCGGCCGACCGGTGAACCCGACGCCGACTACGACACGTACAAGGAGCTGATCTGA
- a CDS encoding alpha/beta hydrolase, whose protein sequence is MFTFSAPDGTELACHVRGSGPPLICVPGGPMRASEYLGDLGGLTAHRTLHLLDLRGTGTSAIPVDESTYRCDRQVDDVEALRVHLGLERMDVLAHSAGCNLAALYAARHPRRLSRLVLVTSAQWALGIRPTADERLAAARLRSHEPWFAAAYATYERLLAGQDDVDYLYDAFFYGRWDTRAQAHAALTDAQTNDTAEARYGVDAAFDPAATRAALARLDAPVLLLAGALDGNPNPELVHRAAASYPHGRVVVQPGAAHYPWLDDAESFVASVEEFLAAS, encoded by the coding sequence ATGTTCACGTTCAGCGCGCCGGACGGCACCGAACTGGCCTGTCATGTACGGGGCTCGGGACCGCCCCTGATCTGTGTGCCGGGCGGTCCGATGCGGGCCTCGGAGTACCTCGGCGATCTGGGTGGCCTCACCGCCCACCGCACCCTGCACCTCCTCGACCTGCGGGGGACGGGGACGTCCGCGATCCCGGTCGACGAGTCGACGTACCGATGCGACCGGCAGGTCGACGACGTGGAGGCGCTCCGCGTCCACCTCGGCCTGGAGCGCATGGACGTCCTCGCCCACTCGGCGGGCTGCAATCTCGCCGCGCTCTACGCGGCCCGCCATCCGCGGCGCCTGTCCCGGCTCGTCCTCGTGACCTCCGCGCAGTGGGCCCTGGGCATCAGGCCGACGGCGGACGAGCGGCTCGCGGCGGCGCGGCTGCGGAGCCATGAGCCGTGGTTCGCGGCGGCCTACGCCACGTACGAGCGGCTCCTCGCGGGGCAGGACGACGTGGACTACCTCTACGACGCGTTCTTCTACGGCCGCTGGGACACGCGCGCGCAGGCCCACGCCGCGCTCACCGACGCGCAGACCAACGACACGGCCGAGGCGCGGTACGGCGTCGACGCCGCCTTCGACCCGGCCGCGACCCGCGCCGCCCTCGCCCGCCTCGACGCGCCCGTCCTGCTGCTCGCGGGCGCGCTCGACGGCAATCCGAACCCCGAGCTGGTGCACCGCGCCGCCGCGTCCTACCCGCACGGCCGGGTCGTCGTGCAGCCCGGGGCCGCGCACTATCCCTGGCTCGACGACGCCGAGTCCTTCGTGGCGAGCGTCGAGGAGTTCCTGGCGGCGTCCTGA
- the paaK gene encoding phenylacetate--CoA ligase PaaK codes for MTDVKDWQDAGERLGAAELRELQLERLRATLHRVYERVPHYRAAFDKAGVRPDDCASLADLARFPFTTKADLRENYPFGMFAVEKSEVRRLHASSGTTGLPTVVGYTEADLSMWSDMVARAIRAAGGRPGHTIHVAYGYGLFTGGLGAHYGAERLGCTVVPASGGMTARQVRLIVDLRPEIIMVTPSYMLTLLDEFERQNIDPRTTSLKVGIFGAEPWTQEMRREIEERAGIDAVDIYGLSEVVGPGVAQECVETKDGLHIWEDHFYPEVVDPVTGEVLPDGEHGELVFTSLTKEAMPVIRYRTRDLTRLLPGTARPAFRRMEKVTGRSDDMVILRGVNLFPTQVEEIVLRTPGVAPHFQLRLTREGRMDALTIRAEARPDATPTDRDAAARAIAAGMKDGVGVTVDVEVVDPETLERSVGKIKRIVDLRGK; via the coding sequence ATGACGGATGTGAAGGACTGGCAGGACGCGGGCGAGCGCCTCGGAGCGGCCGAGCTGCGAGAGCTCCAGCTGGAGCGGCTGCGTGCGACCCTGCACCGCGTGTACGAGCGGGTGCCGCACTACCGCGCGGCGTTCGACAAGGCGGGCGTGCGCCCGGACGACTGCGCGAGCCTCGCCGACCTCGCCCGTTTCCCGTTCACGACGAAGGCGGACCTGCGGGAGAACTACCCGTTCGGGATGTTCGCCGTGGAGAAGTCCGAGGTGCGCCGGCTGCACGCCTCCAGCGGCACGACGGGCCTGCCCACCGTCGTCGGGTACACGGAGGCCGACCTGTCGATGTGGTCCGACATGGTGGCCCGCGCGATCCGCGCGGCGGGCGGCCGGCCCGGCCACACGATCCATGTGGCGTACGGCTACGGCCTGTTCACGGGCGGGCTCGGCGCGCACTACGGCGCGGAGCGGCTCGGCTGTACGGTCGTCCCCGCGTCCGGCGGGATGACCGCGCGCCAGGTCCGGCTCATCGTCGACCTCCGGCCCGAGATCATCATGGTGACGCCGTCGTACATGCTGACCCTCCTCGACGAGTTCGAGCGCCAGAACATCGACCCGCGGACGACGTCGCTGAAGGTGGGCATCTTCGGCGCGGAGCCGTGGACGCAGGAGATGCGGCGGGAGATCGAGGAGCGGGCGGGCATCGACGCCGTCGACATCTACGGCCTGTCGGAGGTCGTCGGCCCCGGCGTCGCGCAGGAGTGCGTGGAGACGAAGGACGGGCTGCACATCTGGGAGGACCACTTCTACCCGGAGGTCGTCGACCCGGTCACGGGCGAGGTCCTGCCGGACGGCGAGCACGGGGAGCTGGTGTTCACCTCGCTCACCAAGGAGGCGATGCCCGTGATCCGTTACCGCACACGGGACTTGACGCGACTCCTGCCGGGGACGGCGCGCCCCGCGTTCCGCCGCATGGAGAAGGTCACCGGGCGCAGCGACGACATGGTGATCCTGCGCGGGGTGAACCTCTTCCCCACGCAGGTCGAGGAGATCGTCCTGCGCACCCCCGGCGTCGCCCCGCACTTCCAGCTCCGCCTCACCCGCGAGGGCCGCATGGACGCCCTGACGATCCGCGCGGAGGCCCGCCCGGACGCCACCCCCACGGACCGGGACGCGGCGGCCCGCGCGATCGCGGCCGGAATGAAGGACGGGGTCGGGGTGACGGTGGACGTGGAGGTCGTGGACCCGGAGACGCTGGAGCGGTCGGTGGGCAAGATCAAGCGAATCGTGGACCTGCGGGGCAAGTAG